From one Luteipulveratus mongoliensis genomic stretch:
- the gltB gene encoding glutamate synthase large subunit — protein sequence MGLAHFSAQPPATGLYDPANEHDACGVAMVATMRGTAGHDIVDHALTALRNLEHRGATGADPTVGDGAGILTQVPDEFLREVAGFDLPPAGQYAVGLAFMPTDPDEQWHIGEQLDVLASQEGLRVVGWRDVPTDPSLVGEMALQTMPVFRHVFVASAEGDLGGVELDRLAFCLRKRAERELAVYFASLSARTLVYKGMLTTGQLEPFFPDLSDRRFATELALVHSRFSTNTFPSWPLAHPYRFIAHNGEINTVRGNRNWMSARESTLSSDVIPGDLSRIFPICTPEASDSATFDEVLELLHLGGRSLPHSVLMMIPEAWENHATMDPARRAFYEFHSTIMEPWDGPACVTFTDGTLVGAVLDRNGLRPGRYAVTSDGLVVLASEAGVLDLDPATVVRKGRMQPGKMFLVDTEHGRIVGDDEVKASLAAENPYEEWLHAGIVRFEDLPEREHVWHTPASVVRRQQTFGYTQEELKILLSPMARTGGEALGSMGTDTPIAVLSSRPRLLFDYFSQLFAQVTNPPLDAIREELVTSLGTLMGPEGNALEASPAHARQLELPFPVIDNDELAKIVHLNSRGDMPGYATYVIRGTYRVAGGVSAMRARLQGIFAEVSQAIEDGHRFVVLSDRDSGPAFAPIPSLLLTAAVHHHLTREKTRTQVGLIVEAGDVREVHHVALLVGYGAAAVNPYLAMESVEDLVRRGVLTDVNAEQAVRNLIKALGKGVLKVMSKMGISTVASYRGAQVFEATGLSQELVDAYFTGTVSRLGGIGLDIVAREVAERHAKAYPKDGQGPSHRTLEDGGEYQWRREGEPHLFDPETVFRLQHSTRARRYDIFKKYTEAVDNQSERLMTLRGLFGFSSDRGPISIDEVEPVSEIVKRFNTGAMSYGSISMEAHETLAIAMNRLGGRSNTGEGGEDPERLTDPERRSAIKQVASGRFGVTSHYLTESDDIQIKMAQGAKPGEGGQLPGHKVYPWVAKTRHSTPGVGLISPPPHHDIYSIEDLAQLIHDLKNANPQARIHVKLVSEVGVGTVAAGVSKAHADVVLISGHDGGTGASPLTSLKHAGGPWELGLAETQQTLLLNGLRNRIVVQTDGQLKTGRDVVIAALLGAEEYGFATAPLVVSGCIMMRVCHLDTCPVGIATQNPDLRARFSGKPEFVETFFEYIAEEVRELLAELGFRTLDEAIGQVGVLDTARAVDHWKASGLDLSPVLANVELPEGTSRHQTVLQDHGLEKALDLQLITMSKDALEHQAPVRIEVPVSNVNRTVGTMLGHEVTKRYPDGLADDTIDVSFTGSAGQSFGAFVPAGVTLRLYGEANDYVGKGLSGGRIVVRPLRDASLVAERNAIAGNVIGYGATSGQIFLRGVVGERFCVRNSGATAVVEGVGDHACEYMTGGTVLVLGQTGRNFAAGMSGGQAYVLDLDESQVNPELVDVIGLREADIAAVHDLLRAHEEWTDSSVAGKLLAEWPAAVERFSLVLPRTYQKVLDVRTEAADEGLDPDSPQVWERIMEANRG from the coding sequence ATGGGTCTTGCCCACTTCTCCGCCCAGCCTCCGGCCACAGGTCTGTACGACCCCGCGAACGAGCACGACGCGTGCGGTGTCGCGATGGTCGCCACGATGCGTGGCACTGCCGGCCACGACATCGTTGATCACGCGCTGACCGCGCTGCGCAACCTCGAGCACCGTGGAGCCACGGGCGCTGATCCCACCGTCGGTGACGGCGCCGGCATCCTGACGCAGGTCCCCGACGAGTTCCTGCGTGAGGTGGCCGGTTTCGACCTGCCGCCCGCAGGCCAGTACGCCGTCGGCCTCGCGTTCATGCCGACCGATCCCGATGAGCAGTGGCACATCGGGGAGCAGCTCGACGTCCTCGCGTCCCAGGAGGGCCTGCGGGTCGTGGGTTGGCGCGACGTCCCGACCGATCCGTCCCTGGTCGGTGAGATGGCCCTGCAGACGATGCCGGTCTTCCGCCACGTGTTCGTGGCCTCGGCTGAGGGTGACCTGGGCGGCGTCGAGCTCGACCGCCTGGCGTTCTGCCTGCGCAAGCGCGCCGAGCGTGAGCTCGCGGTCTACTTCGCGTCGCTGTCCGCGCGGACCCTGGTCTACAAGGGCATGCTGACGACCGGTCAGCTGGAGCCGTTCTTCCCCGACCTGTCGGACCGTCGCTTCGCCACCGAGCTCGCCCTGGTCCACTCACGGTTCTCGACCAACACATTCCCGTCCTGGCCCCTCGCGCACCCGTACCGCTTCATCGCCCACAACGGCGAGATCAACACGGTGCGCGGCAACCGCAACTGGATGAGCGCGCGTGAGTCGACGCTCTCCAGCGACGTCATCCCGGGCGACCTGTCCCGCATCTTCCCGATCTGCACCCCGGAGGCGTCCGACTCGGCCACCTTCGACGAGGTGCTCGAGCTGCTCCACCTCGGTGGCCGCAGCCTGCCGCACTCGGTCCTGATGATGATTCCCGAGGCGTGGGAGAACCACGCCACGATGGACCCGGCCCGCCGTGCGTTCTACGAGTTCCACTCCACGATCATGGAGCCGTGGGACGGCCCCGCCTGTGTCACCTTCACCGACGGCACGCTGGTCGGCGCGGTGCTGGACCGCAACGGTCTGCGCCCCGGGCGCTACGCCGTGACCAGCGACGGTCTGGTCGTCCTGGCCTCGGAGGCCGGCGTCCTGGACCTTGACCCGGCCACGGTCGTACGCAAGGGCCGGATGCAGCCCGGCAAGATGTTCCTCGTCGACACCGAGCACGGCCGGATTGTCGGTGACGACGAGGTCAAGGCGTCCCTCGCCGCGGAGAACCCTTACGAGGAGTGGCTGCACGCGGGCATCGTCCGCTTCGAGGACCTCCCCGAGCGCGAGCACGTCTGGCACACGCCGGCCTCGGTCGTACGCCGTCAGCAGACCTTCGGCTACACGCAGGAAGAGCTGAAGATCCTGCTCTCGCCGATGGCCCGCACGGGTGGCGAGGCGCTGGGCTCGATGGGCACGGACACGCCGATCGCCGTGCTGTCCAGTCGGCCGCGGCTGCTGTTCGACTACTTCAGTCAGCTGTTCGCGCAGGTGACCAACCCGCCGCTGGACGCCATCCGCGAGGAGCTGGTGACCTCGCTCGGCACGCTCATGGGTCCGGAGGGCAACGCGCTCGAGGCCAGCCCCGCGCATGCCCGTCAGCTCGAGCTGCCGTTCCCGGTCATCGACAACGACGAGCTCGCCAAGATCGTCCATCTCAACTCCCGCGGCGACATGCCCGGCTACGCGACCTACGTCATCCGCGGCACCTACCGCGTCGCAGGTGGCGTGAGCGCGATGCGCGCCCGCCTGCAGGGCATCTTCGCCGAGGTCTCGCAGGCCATCGAGGACGGCCACCGCTTCGTGGTGCTGTCCGACCGCGACAGCGGGCCGGCGTTCGCGCCGATCCCGTCGCTGCTGCTGACGGCGGCCGTGCACCACCACCTGACCCGTGAGAAGACCCGCACCCAGGTCGGTCTGATCGTCGAGGCCGGCGATGTCCGCGAGGTCCATCACGTGGCCCTCCTCGTCGGCTACGGCGCGGCCGCGGTCAACCCGTACCTCGCGATGGAGTCCGTCGAGGACCTCGTACGCCGTGGGGTGCTGACCGATGTCAACGCCGAGCAGGCGGTGCGCAACCTCATCAAGGCGCTCGGCAAGGGCGTGCTGAAGGTGATGTCCAAGATGGGCATCTCCACCGTCGCGTCCTACCGCGGCGCGCAGGTATTCGAGGCGACCGGACTGTCGCAAGAGCTGGTCGATGCCTACTTCACCGGCACCGTGTCTCGCCTCGGTGGCATCGGGCTGGACATCGTGGCCCGGGAGGTCGCCGAGCGGCACGCGAAGGCGTACCCCAAGGACGGCCAGGGTCCCTCGCACCGCACGCTCGAAGATGGTGGCGAGTATCAGTGGCGCCGCGAGGGTGAGCCGCACCTGTTCGACCCGGAGACGGTGTTCCGGCTCCAGCACTCCACGCGTGCCCGCCGCTACGACATCTTCAAGAAGTACACCGAGGCGGTCGACAACCAGTCCGAGCGGCTGATGACGCTGCGCGGTCTCTTCGGCTTCAGCAGCGACCGCGGACCGATCTCCATCGATGAGGTCGAGCCGGTCAGCGAGATCGTCAAGCGGTTCAACACGGGTGCGATGAGCTACGGCTCGATCAGCATGGAGGCACACGAGACGCTCGCGATCGCGATGAACCGTCTCGGCGGGCGGTCGAATACCGGTGAGGGCGGCGAGGACCCCGAGCGGCTGACCGACCCAGAGCGGCGCTCGGCGATCAAGCAGGTCGCGAGCGGGCGCTTCGGTGTGACGTCGCACTACCTCACCGAGTCCGACGACATCCAGATCAAGATGGCGCAGGGCGCCAAGCCGGGCGAGGGTGGCCAGCTGCCCGGCCACAAGGTCTACCCGTGGGTGGCCAAGACGCGTCACTCGACGCCGGGCGTCGGCCTCATCTCGCCGCCCCCGCACCACGACATCTACTCGATCGAGGACCTGGCTCAGCTGATCCATGACCTCAAGAACGCCAACCCGCAGGCGCGCATCCACGTCAAGCTGGTCAGCGAGGTCGGAGTCGGCACGGTGGCGGCCGGCGTCTCCAAGGCGCATGCGGACGTCGTCCTCATCTCCGGTCATGACGGCGGCACCGGCGCATCGCCGCTGACCTCGCTCAAGCACGCGGGCGGACCGTGGGAGCTCGGCCTCGCCGAGACCCAGCAGACGCTGCTGCTCAATGGCCTGCGCAACCGGATCGTGGTGCAGACCGACGGTCAGCTCAAGACCGGTCGAGACGTCGTCATCGCGGCGCTGCTGGGTGCTGAGGAGTACGGCTTCGCGACCGCACCGTTGGTCGTGAGCGGCTGCATCATGATGCGGGTCTGTCACCTCGACACCTGTCCGGTCGGCATCGCGACCCAGAACCCGGACCTGCGAGCGCGGTTCAGCGGTAAGCCGGAGTTCGTCGAGACCTTCTTCGAGTACATCGCCGAGGAGGTGCGCGAGCTGCTCGCCGAGCTCGGCTTCCGCACGCTCGACGAGGCGATCGGTCAGGTCGGCGTCCTGGACACCGCGCGCGCCGTCGACCACTGGAAGGCCAGTGGTCTGGACCTCAGCCCGGTCCTGGCGAATGTCGAGCTCCCCGAGGGCACCTCGCGGCACCAGACCGTCCTTCAGGACCACGGCCTCGAGAAGGCCCTGGACCTGCAGCTGATCACGATGAGCAAGGACGCCCTGGAGCACCAGGCGCCGGTGCGCATCGAGGTGCCCGTCAGCAACGTCAACCGCACGGTCGGCACCATGCTCGGACACGAGGTGACCAAGCGCTATCCCGACGGGTTGGCTGACGACACCATCGACGTCTCGTTCACCGGTTCGGCAGGCCAGTCGTTCGGCGCGTTCGTCCCGGCCGGTGTCACGCTCCGTCTTTACGGCGAAGCGAACGACTACGTCGGCAAGGGCCTCTCGGGAGGCCGCATCGTCGTACGCCCCCTGCGGGATGCCTCGCTCGTCGCCGAACGAAACGCCATTGCTGGCAACGTCATTGGCTACGGCGCGACCAGTGGGCAGATCTTCCTGCGCGGTGTGGTGGGGGAGCGGTTCTGCGTGCGCAACTCCGGTGCGACCGCCGTCGTCGAGGGCGTGGGCGACCACGCCTGCGAATACATGACAGGCGGCACCGTGCTGGTGCTCGGTCAGACCGGCCGCAACTTCGCGGCGGGGATGTCCGGGGGACAGGCGTACGTCCTGGACCTCGACGAGAGCCAGGTCAACCCCGAGCTGGTCGACGTGATCGGCCTGCGTGAGGCAGACATCGCAGCCGTGCACGACCTGCTGCGCGCCCACGAGGAATGGACCGACTCCAGCGTTGCGGGCAAGCTCCTGGCGGAGTGGCCGGCGGCGGTCGAGCGGTTCTCCCTCGTCCTTCCGCGCACCTACCAGAAGGTGCTCGACGTCCGAACCGAGGCCGCAGACGAAGGCCTCGACCCCGACAGCCCCCAGGTGTGGGAGCGGATCATGGAGGCCAACCGTGGCTGA
- a CDS encoding branched-chain amino acid ABC transporter permease produces the protein MLIAADEPWITFDWAALGDSFLGATFDGLTFGAIYALVALGYTLVYGVLNLMNFAHSEVFITGAYAVVFTLSALGFGASPPNLSALEIALNLILACLAAMAAAAAVAFLLERIAYRPLRRRNAPRLVFLITAIGMSFVIQNLFFWRRGATAEPAVIMFQPKAVFDIGGTLIYSDTLIIVSAAIVMMVGVDQLIRRTKIGRGIRAVAQDPDTATLMGVNRERIIVSTFVIGGVLAGAAALFYVMKVPSGVVYNGGFILGIKAFTAAVLGGIGNVRGALLGGLLLGVIGNYGQILLGNGQWTDVVAFVVLVLVLMVRPEGILGSNLAKVRA, from the coding sequence TTGCTCATTGCCGCTGACGAACCGTGGATCACCTTCGACTGGGCCGCTCTCGGCGACAGCTTCCTAGGCGCCACCTTCGACGGTCTGACCTTCGGCGCGATCTACGCGCTCGTGGCTCTCGGTTACACGCTGGTCTACGGCGTGCTCAACCTGATGAACTTCGCTCACTCGGAGGTGTTCATCACCGGCGCGTACGCCGTCGTCTTCACCTTGAGTGCCCTTGGATTCGGTGCTTCGCCACCCAATCTCAGCGCTCTTGAGATCGCGCTCAACCTGATTCTGGCGTGCCTCGCGGCCATGGCTGCGGCGGCTGCGGTGGCCTTCCTGCTCGAGCGGATCGCCTATCGGCCGCTGAGACGAAGAAATGCGCCACGCCTGGTCTTCCTGATCACCGCCATCGGCATGTCCTTCGTCATCCAGAACCTCTTCTTCTGGCGGCGTGGAGCGACTGCCGAGCCGGCCGTCATCATGTTCCAGCCGAAGGCGGTCTTCGACATCGGCGGCACCCTGATCTACTCGGACACCCTCATCATCGTCAGCGCCGCCATCGTCATGATGGTCGGCGTCGACCAGCTGATCCGGCGGACGAAGATCGGCCGCGGTATTCGTGCGGTCGCGCAGGACCCGGACACCGCGACCCTGATGGGCGTCAACCGGGAGCGCATCATCGTGTCGACCTTCGTCATCGGTGGTGTCCTCGCCGGGGCGGCCGCGCTCTTCTACGTGATGAAGGTGCCTTCGGGAGTCGTCTACAACGGCGGCTTCATCCTCGGCATCAAGGCCTTCACCGCGGCAGTGCTCGGCGGTATCGGCAACGTGCGCGGTGCACTGCTCGGTGGTCTGCTGCTGGGCGTCATCGGCAACTACGGCCAGATCCTGCTCGGCAACGGTCAGTGGACTGACGTCGTCGCGTTCGTCGTCCTCGTCCTGGTCCTGATGGTGCGGCCCGAGGGCATCCTCGGCAGCAACCTGGCGAAGGTGCGCGCATGA
- the pyk gene encoding pyruvate kinase produces the protein MRRAKIVATLGPATSTAQRVHDLVTAGMDVARLNLSHGSYADHEQVYTYIREASDDTQRAVGILVDLQGPKIRTGTFAKGPIKIAPGDRFTITVDDIEGDQDRVSTTYKGLPGDVKPGDRLLIDDGKVELRAVEVTDTDVVTEVVEGGAVSNHKGINLPGVAVSVPALSTKDEEDLRWALKLRADMIALSFVRNASDIKRVHEIMDEVGVRLPVIAKVEKPQAVDNLAEIVDAFDGIMVARGDLGVEMPLEDVPIVQKRAVELARRSAKPVIVATQVLESMIENSRPTRAEASDCANAVLDGADAIMLSGETSVGAWPIDAVRTMSRIIESTEEHGLERIPGLGTRPHTMGGAVTAAAAEIGDLLDVKYLVTFTTSGDSALRMARIRSKRPMLAFTPNGSTRSQLALVWGMETFLTPTVKHTDQMAAQVDEILLSSKRCAEGDRVIIVAGSPPGIPGSTNALRVHRMGDAKNKVAPAYQELDKG, from the coding sequence ATGCGCCGTGCCAAGATCGTTGCCACACTCGGACCTGCCACCTCCACAGCCCAACGGGTCCACGACCTCGTGACCGCGGGCATGGATGTCGCTCGACTCAACCTGTCCCACGGCTCCTATGCCGACCACGAGCAGGTCTATACCTACATTCGCGAAGCCAGCGACGACACCCAGCGTGCGGTCGGGATCCTGGTGGACCTGCAAGGACCCAAGATCCGGACCGGCACCTTCGCCAAGGGACCGATCAAGATCGCGCCGGGGGACCGGTTCACCATCACCGTCGATGACATCGAGGGCGACCAGGATCGGGTGTCGACCACCTACAAGGGGCTGCCCGGCGATGTGAAGCCCGGCGACCGTCTGCTGATCGACGATGGCAAGGTCGAGCTGCGCGCGGTCGAGGTCACCGACACCGACGTGGTCACCGAGGTCGTCGAGGGCGGTGCCGTCTCCAATCACAAGGGCATCAACCTGCCCGGTGTCGCAGTCAGTGTCCCCGCCCTGTCGACCAAGGACGAGGAAGACCTGCGCTGGGCGCTCAAGCTCCGCGCGGACATGATCGCCCTGTCCTTCGTGCGCAACGCGAGCGACATCAAGCGGGTGCACGAGATCATGGACGAGGTTGGCGTACGACTCCCGGTGATCGCCAAGGTCGAGAAGCCGCAGGCGGTCGACAACCTCGCCGAGATCGTCGACGCGTTCGACGGCATCATGGTCGCCCGAGGCGACCTCGGCGTCGAGATGCCGCTCGAGGACGTACCGATCGTGCAGAAGCGTGCGGTCGAGCTCGCCCGCCGCTCCGCGAAGCCGGTCATTGTCGCCACGCAGGTGCTCGAGTCGATGATCGAGAACTCCAGGCCGACCCGCGCCGAGGCGTCCGACTGTGCGAACGCGGTGCTCGACGGGGCGGACGCAATCATGCTGTCCGGCGAGACGAGCGTGGGCGCATGGCCGATCGACGCGGTACGCACGATGTCGCGCATCATCGAGAGCACGGAGGAGCACGGTCTGGAGCGCATTCCGGGTCTCGGTACGCGCCCGCACACCATGGGTGGTGCCGTCACCGCGGCAGCCGCCGAGATCGGTGACCTGCTCGATGTGAAGTACCTCGTCACCTTCACGACCTCAGGCGACTCCGCGCTGCGGATGGCCCGCATCCGCAGCAAGCGTCCGATGCTGGCGTTCACGCCGAACGGCTCGACCCGGTCACAGCTCGCGCTGGTGTGGGGCATGGAGACGTTCCTCACCCCGACCGTGAAGCACACCGACCAGATGGCCGCTCAGGTCGACGAGATCCTGCTGTCCTCCAAGCGCTGCGCTGAGGGGGACAGGGTGATCATCGTCGCCGGCTCGCCCCCCGGGATCCCTGGCTCGACCAACGCGCTGCGGGTCCACCGGATGGGCGATGCCAAGAACAAGGTGGCGCCGGCATACCAGGAGCTCGACAAGGGTTAG
- a CDS encoding branched-chain amino acid ABC transporter substrate-binding protein produces the protein MSRSIKASAALAAAAFVLAGCANDSKDGGSSDTGSGAGSTVKQLPAQSSIEAPADALKPAGDGKAKCAAGTTIAYIGAMTGDNAQLGINIYNGAQLAINEHNKANPGCQVTFKKVDTEGDPNKSTGPVTQVTNEKGVVGVIGLPFSGESKATGKIFEQAGLVHITPSATNPALSTNGWTTFFRGLGNDNVQGPAVPKLADKIGAKKVFVVQDDSDYGIGLFKTSTAALGDKVAGTDKVTTKQKDFSATVDKIIKSKADAVFYSGYFAEGAPLDQQLVSKGFKGTFIGPDGVKDDQFIKLAGDASKNAYFTCPCIPGELIKDFATQYKTVSGNKEPGTYSVEGYDATAILLSGIDKGKVTRPALKDFVKTYDGQGLSKKYKWDDKGELAELPVYGYRVDNGKIVSVGVID, from the coding sequence GTGTCTCGGTCCATCAAGGCTTCAGCGGCGCTCGCCGCTGCGGCGTTCGTTCTCGCAGGCTGCGCCAATGACAGCAAGGACGGTGGCAGCTCTGACACCGGTTCCGGCGCGGGGAGCACCGTCAAGCAGCTGCCGGCGCAGTCCAGCATCGAGGCACCCGCAGATGCGCTGAAGCCGGCCGGTGACGGCAAGGCCAAGTGCGCGGCCGGCACGACCATCGCCTACATCGGCGCGATGACGGGCGACAACGCCCAGCTCGGTATCAACATCTACAACGGTGCTCAGCTCGCCATCAACGAGCACAACAAGGCCAACCCCGGCTGCCAGGTGACCTTCAAGAAGGTCGACACCGAGGGTGACCCCAACAAGTCCACCGGCCCGGTCACGCAGGTGACCAACGAGAAGGGCGTCGTGGGTGTCATCGGACTGCCGTTCTCCGGTGAGTCCAAGGCGACCGGCAAGATCTTCGAGCAGGCCGGCCTGGTGCACATCACGCCGTCCGCCACCAACCCGGCCCTGTCGACCAACGGCTGGACCACGTTCTTCCGTGGCCTCGGCAACGACAACGTGCAGGGCCCGGCCGTCCCGAAGCTCGCTGACAAGATCGGTGCCAAGAAGGTCTTCGTCGTCCAGGACGACTCGGACTACGGCATTGGCCTGTTCAAGACGAGCACCGCGGCGCTGGGCGACAAGGTCGCCGGCACCGACAAGGTGACGACCAAGCAGAAGGACTTCTCGGCCACGGTCGACAAGATCATCAAGTCCAAGGCGGACGCGGTGTTCTACTCCGGCTACTTCGCCGAGGGTGCGCCCCTCGACCAGCAGCTGGTCAGCAAGGGCTTCAAGGGCACGTTCATCGGCCCGGATGGTGTCAAGGACGACCAGTTCATCAAGCTGGCCGGTGACGCCTCCAAGAACGCCTACTTCACCTGCCCCTGCATCCCGGGTGAGCTGATCAAGGACTTCGCGACCCAGTACAAGACGGTCTCCGGCAACAAGGAGCCCGGCACGTACTCGGTCGAGGGTTACGACGCCACGGCGATCCTGCTGAGCGGTATCGACAAGGGCAAGGTCACGCGTCCGGCGCTGAAGGACTTCGTCAAGACCTACGACGGCCAGGGCCTCAGCAAGAAGTACAAGTGGGATGACAAGGGCGAGCTCGCGGAGCTGCCCGTCTACGGCTACCGCGTCGACAACGGCAAGATCGTGTCGGTCGGAGTCATCGACTGA
- a CDS encoding glutamate synthase subunit beta gives MADPRGFLTTRERELPARRPVPVRIKDWREVYEEQELGQLQRQAGRCMDCGIPFCHNGCPLGNLIPEWNDLAWRGDWPDAIERLHATNNFPEFTGRLCPAPCETACVLGISEPAVTIKQVELTTIEQAFARDGVEPQPPARLTNKTVAVVGSGPAGLAAAQQLTRAGHTVAVYERADKPGGLLRYGIPEFKMEKSVLDRRLEQMTAEGTRFRCNRSIGDDITGTQLRARYDAVVLAVGSTVPRDLPVPGRELDGIVQAMDYLPDANRVALGQEVEDQILATDKDVVIIGGGDTGADCLGTAIRQGARSITQLEIMPRPGEERVDGQPWPTYPMLFRVASAHEEGGDRVYATSTKEVLGDKDGKVKALRLVEVKMGDKGFEEVEGSEREIPAQLVLLAMGFLGPAPEGLVEQLGVETDERSNIVRDDSYMTSVPGVFVAGDAGRGQSLIVWAIAEGRSAAKGVDAFLTGSSNLPYPIRPTERPLTA, from the coding sequence GTGGCTGACCCCCGTGGATTCTTGACGACGCGGGAGCGCGAGCTGCCCGCCCGCCGTCCGGTGCCCGTCCGGATCAAGGACTGGCGTGAGGTCTATGAGGAGCAGGAGCTCGGTCAGCTCCAGCGCCAGGCCGGCCGCTGCATGGACTGCGGAATTCCCTTCTGCCACAACGGTTGTCCGCTTGGCAACCTGATCCCTGAGTGGAACGACCTCGCGTGGCGGGGCGACTGGCCGGACGCCATCGAGCGGCTGCACGCGACCAACAACTTCCCGGAGTTCACGGGGCGGTTGTGCCCGGCTCCGTGCGAGACCGCCTGCGTGCTCGGCATCAGTGAGCCCGCAGTGACGATCAAGCAGGTCGAGCTGACCACCATCGAGCAGGCCTTCGCCCGCGACGGTGTCGAGCCGCAGCCGCCCGCCCGTCTGACCAACAAGACGGTCGCGGTGGTTGGGTCCGGTCCGGCCGGCCTCGCTGCTGCTCAGCAACTCACCCGCGCCGGTCACACGGTCGCGGTCTACGAGCGGGCCGACAAGCCCGGCGGCCTGCTGCGCTATGGCATCCCCGAGTTCAAGATGGAGAAGTCCGTCCTGGACCGTCGCCTGGAGCAGATGACTGCTGAGGGCACTCGCTTCCGCTGCAACCGCAGCATCGGTGACGACATCACCGGCACCCAGCTGCGTGCTCGGTACGACGCCGTCGTGCTGGCCGTCGGATCGACTGTTCCGCGTGACCTCCCCGTCCCGGGGCGCGAGCTCGACGGCATCGTGCAGGCGATGGACTACCTGCCGGACGCTAACCGGGTCGCGCTCGGCCAGGAGGTCGAGGACCAGATCCTGGCGACCGACAAGGACGTCGTGATCATCGGCGGTGGCGACACCGGTGCCGACTGCCTCGGTACGGCCATCCGCCAGGGTGCCCGGTCGATCACGCAGCTGGAGATCATGCCGCGCCCGGGTGAGGAGCGCGTGGACGGCCAGCCGTGGCCGACGTACCCGATGCTCTTCCGCGTCGCGAGTGCGCACGAGGAGGGCGGCGACCGCGTCTACGCCACGAGCACCAAGGAGGTGCTCGGCGACAAGGACGGCAAGGTCAAGGCGCTGCGCCTCGTCGAGGTCAAGATGGGCGACAAGGGGTTCGAGGAGGTCGAGGGCTCCGAGCGTGAGATCCCGGCCCAGCTCGTGCTGCTGGCGATGGGCTTCCTGGGTCCGGCGCCGGAGGGTCTGGTCGAGCAGCTCGGCGTGGAGACGGATGAGCGTTCCAACATCGTGCGGGACGACTCTTACATGACCTCGGTGCCGGGTGTCTTCGTGGCCGGTGACGCCGGTCGTGGGCAGTCGCTCATCGTGTGGGCGATCGCCGAAGGCCGTTCTGCCGCAAAGGGAGTCGACGCTTTCCTGACCGGTTCGTCCAACCTGCCCTACCCGATTCGACCGACCGAACGGCCGCTCACCGCGTAG
- a CDS encoding ANTAR domain-containing response regulator: protein MTESVRATTDESAGGQLRVVVAEDEALIRMDLAEMLGEAGYDVVAEVGNGEEAVAKARELKPDLVVMDVKMPVLDGISAASQIGEDGIAPVVMLTAFSDKDLVERASDAGVMAYVLKPFTIDDLRPAISVATSRWRERAVLAQEVADLGERLETRKRLDRAKGILMKRLDIDEAAAFRWIQKTAMDRRLGMREISDAVIDGMSDDPKS, encoded by the coding sequence GTGACCGAGAGCGTGCGTGCGACCACTGATGAATCCGCCGGCGGACAGCTCCGCGTGGTGGTGGCCGAGGACGAGGCTTTGATCCGCATGGATCTTGCCGAGATGCTCGGCGAGGCCGGGTACGACGTCGTGGCCGAGGTGGGCAACGGCGAGGAAGCCGTCGCCAAGGCCCGCGAGCTGAAGCCGGACCTGGTCGTGATGGACGTCAAGATGCCCGTGCTCGACGGGATCTCCGCGGCCAGCCAGATCGGCGAGGACGGCATCGCGCCGGTCGTCATGCTGACCGCCTTCAGCGACAAGGACCTGGTCGAGCGCGCCAGCGATGCCGGCGTCATGGCGTACGTCCTCAAGCCCTTCACCATCGATGACCTGCGCCCGGCCATCTCAGTCGCGACCTCTCGGTGGAGGGAGCGGGCGGTTCTTGCTCAGGAGGTCGCTGACCTGGGCGAACGCCTGGAGACCCGCAAGCGGCTGGACCGCGCCAAAGGCATCCTGATGAAGCGCCTCGACATCGATGAGGCGGCGGCCTTCCGATGGATCCAGAAGACCGCCATGGACCGCCGGCTCGGCATGCGCGAGATCTCCGACGCCGTCATCGACGGCATGTCGGACGACCCGAAGTCCTGA